The genomic region GGAGGTGGCCCAGAGCGCGGGCCTGATCTGGCTGTTCCCCACCACGCTGATCTCCACCGCGTTCGTCTCCGCCGCCGCCATGCCAGCACCGCTGCGCGCGCTCGCCGAGTGGAACCCGGTCTCCGCGATCGCCACCGCCAGCCGCGAGCTGTTCGGCAACCCGGTGCCACCGGGACTGCCCCAGCCCAGCGGCTGGCCCGCCCAGCACGCCACGGCCTACGCGGTGCTGTCCGCGCTGGCCCTCATCGCGGTGTTCATGCCCTTGGCCCTGTCCCGCTACCGGCGGCTGGCCCGGCGCTGACCGCGGAACCCAGACCGCCTCGAGCCCAGAGAGGAGGACCCCATGACCTTCTTCCAGTCCCTGGTCACGTTGATCACCAACATCAACATCATCTTCTGAGCGCGGCCGCACGTGGGCGAGGCGCCGCGCGCCCCGCCCACGTGCGAGTGCGCAGGCTGGACGACAAGAGGGCGGAAGGAGCAGACCGCCGCCACAGCGGCTGTGGCGAAGACGTACTTCGAGCACGTCACCGCCGAAGGTGATCTCGCCACCTGCCGCTGGCGGGTGAAGGTGACCTTCGCCGTCCCTGGCCGCTGCCAAGGCTTGCGCCCCAACGGTGCACGCGTGCAAGCCAAGGGCGTCGATCTTGTTCGGGTTTCAGGAACAGTGGGCCGCCGTTCATCCCCTGCGGCGCAACTGACGTCCAGCACGAAAGTTGAGCACGATCCAGCCGAAGCGTTCGACGCAGGAACCGGCCGGGGGCCGGGCATCGAGTTGGCGGGCGATCGTGGCTTGATCGCTATAGGCATCAACGGAGACGATGCGGCCGTCGCGAAGTGGCTGCGGAAACCCGGCTCCCACTGGGCGCGACCAAGGTCATCCTCGCCGACATGATCGAGCTTGACCTGCTGCACACCTGCTACAGCCCAGGAATCGCAGCCGCGCCGTCGTGGGAGTTCATGGCCCGGGAACTGCGAGGGTTGCGAGCGCTCTAGCCGCGCCAGATCAGGAGTAAGCAGATTCGACATTCTGAACCGCTGCTGAGCCGACGGTAGGTGATGCCTCATCAGCATCTCGGGTGAGCGGGGCGTGCGGTGGAGGCTGGGTAGAGGCCTTGTCCGCGATCGCCTGTCCCAGCCGCACCCGCTGCTGTGGGAAGCAAGACCAACGGCAAGGTCGGGCGGTTCAACCGCACCCTGCTCGACGAGTGGGCCTACGCCCGCCCCAACGACTCCGAAATCGAACGCCGTAAAGCGCTGCCGCGGTGGCTGCACACCTACAATCACCACCGCGGCCACACCGCGCTCAGAAGGCCTACCCCCGGCAAACCGTGTGCCTAAGCTGGTAAGGCGATAGGCCTAACCACTCAAGGTCAGGAACTTTTCGCGCTCCAGGAGCCACACGGGTCCGGCAGCCCAGAGCGATTGGTGCAAACCCGGAACTTCATGCCACTTGGTCGCCCGACCTGTGGGTTGACTGCGCAGTCCCCGCTGACGTTGACCAGTGATGTCGACGTCACGTCCCCTGTCATCCTGCCGCAGTTCTGATCGGTGTTGCCATCGAAAACAATCAGGCCCTCAATGTATACCTTTTTTCCGCCCGTCGACTTGAGTTGCCCGGTCATTGCCCCGCGGAACATTCCCCACGCCGTGGCAGTTGCCGTGCCAGATCCGTCATTAGCACTCACGTTCACCTTGTTTGCGGCCGATGCTATTCCGGCTGTCGCCGCCATCGACACGGCCATGCTCAACACTAAAGTGACACCAGCTCGGATCTTTTGCTTCATTCTCCACCCCTTGTGCTGTCGCAATCTTTTTTGGTGGCAAAGGTTCTATCCCAGACGCTCGCGGACTGAGACCGCGAGCATAGCTACCTGGACGGACACAGGCCCAGCCGGAAGGAGCTGATGTTCAATTCACGGCCGTACTTCCAGGTGTTCCCTTGCCAATTGCCAACCGGCCACACACCCCCTTCGTATTTGATGTCAATAAAGGTGCACCACACCTGATTGGTTCGATTCCAGACTGAACGAATCCTGTCGCCCCAGTCGCTACCATCGCTTTCCTTGATCTCGTGAAGATTGGGAATTGACCTAGGATTTGCTAACCCTTTTCCTGCTCCATCGCGGCCTTCCCATGTACAGAAGTAACCTCTTGGGCAACCCTCATACCCGGTGATCGAGATAGTTCCATCGTCCCTCGAGGGTGCAGCGTGAGCGGAGATTGAAGGAGCGAGGGTGACCCACGCGACGAGTGCGAGCGCGCCGCAAAAAACTCTGAATATACGCATACTGTAGCCGCCTTCCATGGCGTGCAGCGTGAACCAGGTTCTTCCTTGTCGATCGGGCAACCGTAGAAGCAGTGCGGCATCGAGGGAAGAGCACTTCTGGATTCAGTTTCAACTATAGTCAAATCGCGGCATCTTCGCAGGTCAGCGCTTTAACTTGCGGCTCAGGACGATCACGTTACGGCCTGGCGGAGCCGGTGCAGAACCAGTATGCGCCGGGTAGCGCCGAACTGTCCTGACTGCTGTCACCGGCGCGAATGTTTCCGATATCAGTTTTCGCTGAGTCATAGAAGCGGCCCACGACCGGCAGGTTGTTGTCGTAGGAAAAGACCGCGTCCTGCAGATGGTAGTCGGCAAGGCGCCAGCACGTGTTCTGCCGCTGGGTCCGGAAATTCATGTCTTCATAGCCGATGTTCCGGTACAGACACAGCCACGCCGCCTCGCACGGCTCCGCGATGGTGGCAGGCCCCGGTCGTTCCACCCGCGGCCACAGCGCGACGACCAACAGCACGCCGATCACGACGACCGCACCCAGCAAGTACCATCCGCGCTGTCTGATCCACGGTGACACCGCGGGGCCTTCCATGGGCTCGGCCTGCGCCAGAACCACAGCTTGGGGCAGGACCTCGGCCGGGGCCACAACCGCGGCGGCCGCCTGCTCCCACCGCTGTCGCCAATGCGCGTGAACCCGCTGCTCATCCTGACCGAGTACGCCGACCGCCAGCGATCGGACAAACTCCCACGTCGTCTCCCATGAAGGCAACCGCGCGCCACGCGCCGCCGCCGACAACGCTGACGTCGAGGCCAGCGCGCCATGATCCTGACGCATCGCGGCGTAGGACGGATCCCCTGCGCATTGCTTGAGTTCCCACAACTGCCGGGCGAATACCGCCGCCGGTTCAGCACCTTCGGGAGCCTTGGCCACCCGACCCCTGCGTCCGGTTCTGGCCGTCTCGTTACCCATGGTGCCCCCACCTCACGGTTCGAGAGCGACAGTATGGCAGCGCCTGCTAGATCAACCCGCCCCCCGATGGGTGTAGTCACTGTGCTCGGTACGGGGCATTCAGCAGGACCCAAGTGGTCTGCTTTCCGCAGCAGCGGCCGCACGTGCACCGACGTCGACCCGGGCCTGGCCCGTGAGCTGAGGCGCTCACCGAGCCAGTTCTACGTCAACGTGCACAACGCGGAATACCCGGCCGGCGCGGTACGGGGTCAGCTGCGACGCTGACCCGGTAAGAGGTCCGGCGGTTCCCGCCCGGTCTGGGGAACCACCGGGCCCCGCGGTTTGTGGCAGACGTCCGGTCGGCCGCGCTGGCGGAAGGTGCTGTCCGTCCGAACTGGACGGTCGCCCGTCGTTGCCGTGATGTCGGGTTGCCGGTCCGGCCACGAGGACACCTCCGTGTGCAGCTGCCACACGCACCGGGGCGCTCCGTTCACGTACCTAGGACCGGAGCGGCAGGTTCGTGAGTCACCTGGTCCGCCTTACCTGAGGTCGGGCAGGTCCCTGAGCTGTCTGCGCGAGGTGACACCGAGCTTGCGGAAGATGTTGCGCAGGTGGGCATCGACCGTGCGGGGGCTGAGGAACAGGCGCGTGGCCACCTCTTTCGACGTCGCGCCCGCCGCGACCTGGCGCGCGATGTGGGTCTCCTGCATGGTCAGCCGGTCGTAGGTGTGCTCGGAGCGGCTGCGCGCCACTTCCCCGGTCGCGCGCAGCTCGTCCGCGGCCCGCCGGGCGAAAGCCTCCAGTCCGATCTCCGACAGCTGTTCGTGCGCGGTGCGCAGGTGTTCGCGTGCCTCGCGGCGCCGGCCCGCACGTCGGAGCCACTCCCCGTACCGCAGGTGCGTTCGCGCCAGGTGCAGTGCCAGCGGGCTGCCCTTCAGGTGCTCGAGTGCTTCCCGGTGGTCGTCTTCCACGTCACTGACCAGCGCCCGCGTGCCTGCCGCCACGCCGAGGGCGAAACTGGTTCCCGCGGGTTCCGTGCGCTCGGCCAGGGACTCCAGCGCCGACCGCGCGACGGCGTGCTCGCCGCACCGGACCGCGGCCTCCACCAGCTCGGGAAGCGCGAAGCCGGTGAGGAAGAGGTCGCCGCCCGCCACGGCTCGGGTGGCCGCCGCCAGCGCGGCCGGGTAGTCGCCAAGGCCGTTGTGCAGCACGGCTTTCGCCCAGTGGGCGTTCGCGGTCAGCTGGCCGGTGCCCCGGCTCATCACCTCGGCGAAGAGGTCGAGCACCTCCTGGCGGTGGCCACGCATCGCCGCCAGGTGCACTCTCGGGTAGAGCTGCGGCAGGACGCCGAGGGCGTCGGCGATGGCCTCCTCCTCGGCGATCGCGGCGATCGCCCGGCCGAAGTCGCCGGTGAGCACCGCGGACAACGCCGCCTGCGACAGGCCGAGCCGGATGGTCATCGGTGATCCCGTGTCCTGCCCGGTCCGCACCAGCCAGTCGACGACAGCCGTGTGCAGGTCGATGTCCCACAGCTCGCCCGCGAGCACCGAGGCCAGCGCGGGCACCCGGGTCCAGTCGGCGTCCTCGCCGGTGAGCACCCGCCGAAGCGCTGGCACCCCGGCATGGTGTCCTTCGGTGCTCAACAGCACCAGCGCGTCGAGGAGATCCGGCGGTCCCGATGCCGGCGGCGCCGAGCGGGCCGCCTCGAGCACCCGGTCCATCACCCCCGCGGCCCGGCCGACGACGAGCCCCATCTCCAGCGCCGCCACGAAGCATTCCCGCGACCGTTGCGGGTCACTGCTGGCGAGCCGCTGCGCCGCCCGCAGGATGAGTTCCGGTCCCGTGACGACCCCGTCCGCGCCCTGGACGAACGCGATCTGTCCGCGCAGCAGGTCGACCGACGCGTGCCGGAGATCATCCAGCGCATCGGTGCCGACACTGGCCAGCAGGTCCGCCGCCGCGGCCGCCTGGCCCGCGCTGAGGGTCGCCCGCGCGGCCGCGAGCGTGCGCTCGGTCTGCTTGCCGGGGTCGAGCGACAACGCGGCCGCGCGTTCGAGGAACGCGGCGGCGGCCGCGACGCCCCCACGCGCCTGCGCACGCGAGGCCGAGGACTCCAGTTCCGCCGCGACCTGTTCGTCCGGCCCGGTGGTGGCCTGCGCACGGTGCCAGGCGTGCCGGTCCGGTGCGGTGACCGGGTCGGTGGCCTCGGCCAGCGCCCGATGTGCCGCGCGGCGGCGCTCCGGCTCGGCCGCACGGTAGACGGCCGAGCGGGCCAGCGGGTGGCAGAAGCGCGCCCGCGTGTCGAAGCGCACCAGCCCGGACGCCTCGGCGGCGGCGCTCGCGGCGGAGACGTCGATGCCCAGTCGCCGCGCGGCCGCCCACAGCAGGCCCGGGTCGCCGGTGGGATCGGCGCTGGCGAGAACCAGCAGCAACCGCGCCTCCGGGGGCAGTTCCGCCGCCCTGGTCCTGAAGATCTGCTCGATCCGGCTCGCGACCGGCGACGGCGTCGGCAGCGCGAAGCCGCCCGCCTTCGGCAACTCGATCAGGGCAAGTGGGTTTCCGCGTGCCTCGGCGAGAAGACGGTCACGCACCCGCTCATCGAGCGTCCCGGTCTTCTCCGCGGCGAGCAACGCGCGCGCGTGCGCGTCGCTCAAGCCGCCGACGGTCAGCCCCGGCAGTTCGTCCAGCCCGCGCAGTGCGTCCTGGTCACGGGCCGCGAACACGACCGCGATCGGCTCCGCCGCGACGCGCCTGGCCAGGAACGTCAACGCCTTCACCGAGGCGGCGTCCAGCCAATGGGCGTCATCGACGAGGCACAGCATCGGACGCTCGGCCGCGGCGGAGGCGAGCAGTTCGAGCGCGGCGAGGCCGACGCGGAACGGATCCGGCGCG from Crossiella sp. CA-258035 harbors:
- a CDS encoding LuxR family transcriptional regulator — encoded protein: MPTASRSLVGRHDEIAVLLALGRAAEQGEGGVLVLRGEPGIGKSALLEHIGRARPERFQVIRASGSEFEGELPFAALHQLCLPVLARLDTLSARYRDALLVAFGLADGAPDPFRVGLAALELLASAAAERPMLCLVDDAHWLDAASVKALTFLARRVAAEPIAVVFAARDQDALRGLDELPGLTVGGLSDAHARALLAAEKTGTLDERVRDRLLAEARGNPLALIELPKAGGFALPTPSPVASRIEQIFRTRAAELPPEARLLLVLASADPTGDPGLLWAAARRLGIDVSAASAAAEASGLVRFDTRARFCHPLARSAVYRAAEPERRRAAHRALAEATDPVTAPDRHAWHRAQATTGPDEQVAAELESSASRAQARGGVAAAAAFLERAAALSLDPGKQTERTLAAARATLSAGQAAAAADLLASVGTDALDDLRHASVDLLRGQIAFVQGADGVVTGPELILRAAQRLASSDPQRSRECFVAALEMGLVVGRAAGVMDRVLEAARSAPPASGPPDLLDALVLLSTEGHHAGVPALRRVLTGEDADWTRVPALASVLAGELWDIDLHTAVVDWLVRTGQDTGSPMTIRLGLSQAALSAVLTGDFGRAIAAIAEEEAIADALGVLPQLYPRVHLAAMRGHRQEVLDLFAEVMSRGTGQLTANAHWAKAVLHNGLGDYPAALAAATRAVAGGDLFLTGFALPELVEAAVRCGEHAVARSALESLAERTEPAGTSFALGVAAGTRALVSDVEDDHREALEHLKGSPLALHLARTHLRYGEWLRRAGRRREAREHLRTAHEQLSEIGLEAFARRAADELRATGEVARSRSEHTYDRLTMQETHIARQVAAGATSKEVATRLFLSPRTVDAHLRNIFRKLGVTSRRQLRDLPDLR